Proteins encoded together in one Carya illinoinensis cultivar Pawnee chromosome 3, C.illinoinensisPawnee_v1, whole genome shotgun sequence window:
- the LOC122305787 gene encoding uncharacterized protein LOC122305787 codes for MSWLSVKLPPATKIWKSFTSKLQSKLHKLQRSKVMIKKPQNRLKKTTALPRCGVWPSLLSEKRFERKKRLVHAHHVDHLRHHRQVRVFEKRSTAQLVYVDKLFIEPGAELVQYVKPLQTSCQPSAKNMKHLDQPAVVLQQQQGGRLTEKAISGDDMWESLVLASPLLRGVDERAEEFIARFRAEMEVQEMFARVS; via the coding sequence ATGTCTTGGCTGAGTGTCAAGCTTCCCCCTGCTACAAAGATATGGAAAAGCTTCACCTCTAAACTCCAAAGCAAACTGCACAAGCTCCAGCGGTCAAAAGTCATGATCAAGAAACCCCAAAACAGGCTCAAGAAAACAACCGCCTTGCCCCGCTGTGGCGTCTGGCCTTCTCTGCTTTCTGAGAAACGCTTCGAACGTAAAAAACGGCTTGTCCATGCACACCACGTTGATCATCTTCGCCACCATCGACAAGTACGCGTCTTCGAGAAGAGAAGTACTGCACAGCTTGTATATGTCGATAAACTCTTCATAGAGCCCGGGGCTGAGCTGGTGCAATATGTCAAGCCACTGCAAACAAGTTGTCAGCCGAGCGCAAAGAACATGAAGCACCTTGATCAGCCAGCTGTAGTACTGCAGCAGCAGCAAGGTGGCAGATTGACCGAGAAAGCTATATCGGGAGATGATATGTGGGAGTCACTGGTGTTGGCCTCGCCTCTGCTGCGCGGCGTAGATGAAAGAGCAGAGGAATTCATTGCAAGATTCAGGGCTGAGATGGAGGTTCAGGAGATGTTCGCACGCGTTTCGTAG